In the Marinobacter sp. Arc7-DN-1 genome, GGCTGTTGGCGATGCTGTCACTACGCTGGCCCCGGGCGACCGGGTGATGGGTATGGTCGGCTTTCCCGCCGGAGGTGGCGGCTACTCGGAATACGCGTTGGCGGCGGCGGATGAACTGGCTATCGTACCGGAGGAGCTGGATCTGGTGTCTGCCGGCGCTTTGCCACTGGCGGCGCTGACTGCCTGGCAGGCCCTGTTTGAGGTCGCCAAGCTGGACTCGGGCCAGAAAATCCTGATCCACGCGGGCGCCGGTGGTGTTGGGCATTTTGCGGTGCAGTTTGCGCTGGAACGGGGGGCTCATGTGATTGCCACGGCCTCTGCCGGCAACCGGGACTTTCTGGCGGAACTTGGGGTCCATGAAGTGATCGATTACCGCACCACGGATATTGCTGAGGAATGCTATGGCCTGGATGTGGTACTGGATCTGGTTGGTGGCGACACCGGCAAGCGTTCACTGCACACCCTCGGCGAACATGGTGTTCTGGTGACAATTCCGACTGTCACCGCCGATGAGATCATCAGCGCAGCTGAAGAGCTGGGCTTACGTGCCCACGGCATGACCGTCCGCCCGGATGTTTTTCACCTGGACGAGATTGCCGAACTGATCGAAGATGGCGACGTGAAGGTGCACATTGACAAGGCTTTCCCGCTGGAAGAGGTCGCGCAGGCCCACGAGCTTCTGGAAGGTGGGCACGTGCGTGGTAAGTTGGTGCTGGACTGCCGCTGAGGCGCTTCCTCAGCCGTCCGTTGAAGGCTCTTTACTGGCTGAAGGCTCCTTGCCGGTTTCTTCCCCGCCATCTTTCTCCTTGCGTTCTTTTCTTGGCTGCGGGGGCACCAGGCTGATCAGGATCCAGTCGTCATCCGGTTTCAGGTCTTCCATACTGCAAACCGGGGCGACGTGTTCCTTGCTGTCGAAGGTGAACAGTACCAGGGCCTGGTTCTGGTACTTCTTCAGGAAATCCTCGTAGCCGAACGATTCGCTCAGCTGGGTGGTCTTTATGGTGTAGCCCTGGCTCACCAGGCTGGCCAGTTTAGCGTAGCTGACGCCGTCAAAGAGTCCCCGTGTCATCTGGATCTTTTCGGCGGTCTGGTGCCGGGCCTTCTGGTCCTGATCACCCTCGGCAAGGCTGTATACACATTTGTTTCCAAACCAGTCAAGGAAGTGGTAGATGGCCAGGGAGTTCATGTGCTTGTAGGGGGAAATCACCAGAAGCTTGCCAATTCCAGTCAGGTCCAGGTGTGTGGAGGCGTGTTCTGAAACCGGGTTGCCGAAGTAAGCCTGAAGGTTTTCCATGCGTGCCTGGCGAACGTTTTCCCAGTTGGTGTCTGCCAGGGTCACCGGTACCTCATATTTTTTCAGAGCCTTTGCTATCATCCGGGCCACCGGATTGGCTCCGAGAATCAGGAAGCCGTATTCTGCCGGCTCAGCGACCTTCAGCAGTCGAGCCACCGGCCTTGCTGTCATGCTTTGCAGGGTGACAGTGGCAATAATCAGTATGAATATCAGCGGCACCAGAGCGCCGGCGCTCTCATAGCCGAGCTTCTGAAGCTGGAAGGCAAACAGGGCAGAAACCGCCGCAGCAACAATGCCCCGGGGGGCAATCCAGCTGAGGAAAAGCTTCTCCCGCCAGTTCAGGTTGGTGCCGATGGCCGAAAGGAAGATGCTCAGGGGGCGGGCGACCAGCATCAGTAGCGCCAGCACTACCACCAGGCCCCAGCCGAGCTCGGCGATGGCGGAAAACTCCACCCGTGCCGCCAGAATGATGAACAATGCCGAGATCAGCAGAACACTGAGGGATTCCTTGAATTCGAGGATACTGTCAATTGGCACCTGCTTCATATTGGCCATCCAGATGCCCATTACGGTCACCGTCAGCAGACCGGACTCGTGGGCCAGTTCGTTGGAAATGGCATACACGCCGAGCATGAAGGTCAGGGTGCCGGCATTATGAAGGTATTGGGGGATCCAGTGCTTGCGCAGTACCATGCCATTGAGGTGGCCGGCTACGGCGCCAATCAGGAAGCCCACCGCCAGGGTCTTGCCGAAAATGTACAGGGAGTGCCCGAACACATTGCCCTGGCCCCAGGAAACAATACCCTCGAACACCAGAACCGCGAGCAGGGCGCCGACGGGGTCAATAATGATGCCTTCCCAGCGCAGGATGTTGGCCAGCTTTGAATCCGGCCGCACGGATCGTAGTAAGGGGGCGATCACGGTGGGACCGGTGACAATTGAAATGGCGCCAAAAAGCAGCGCTACGGCCCAGGAAACATCGAGTACCCAGCGTGCTGCCAGCGTGCCGATGATGCAAGTGACAATGGAGCCCACCGGAATCAGGTTGCGGACCATCTTGCCGTGGCCGCGTATTTCCGCAAAGCGCAGGGTCAGGCTGCCTTCAAACAGAATAATGGCGACGGCCAGTGAAATAACCGGAAACAGCAGATCGCCGAACACGGCCTCGGGTACCAGGAACCCCAGTACCGGCCCCGCAGCGATGCCGCCCGCCAGAAGGAAAACAATGGCCGGCATGCGGACACGCCACGCGAGCCACTGGCAGAACAGTGAGAGAACGCCAATGCTGGCAAGAAGCAGGACAGTGCTGACAGGCATACTGGTTTCAGGTCCGTTGAGTTATTGGTTGGCGCGTCGAGCAATGCGGTTCAGCAGCCGGGACGCTGCAAAGAATCCGAAGCTGGCAGTCACCGGGCTGGCGGCGCCAAAACCGGAGGCGCAGTCGAGCCGGACCGGGCCATCAGTGGCGGGCTTATGCAGGCAGACTTCCCCGTCTCCGGCAGGATACGTCAGCTGCTCGAGGGAGTATACGGCCTCAATGCCAAAGCGCCGTTTCGGGTTACGGGAAAAGCCGTATTCCCGGCGCAGCAGGTTGCGCACCTTGGCCAACAACGGATCCTGAGTGGTTTTGCTCAGATCGGCTACCTGAATCTGCGTCGGGTCGATCTGTCCGCCGGCACCGCCGGCGCAGATCAGCGGGATTTTCCGGCGCTGGCAGTGGGCAATCAGGGCCGCCTTGGCCTTGACGCTGTCGATGGCATCGACCACGCCGGTCATGTCGGCCATGATCAGCTCACCGACGTTTTTGGTGGTCAGGAAACCGAAGTGCACACGGATGTCTGCTTGAGGATTGATCGCCCGCAGCCGATCAGCCATGGCATCGGTTTTGGTGCGCCCGTACTGGCCCTCCAGGGCATGGAGCTGGCGGTTGGTGTTGGAGACACAGACATCGTCCATGTCGATCAGGGTAATGGTGCCAATGCCACTGCGGGCCAGGGCCTCGGCGGCCCAGGAGCCGACGCCGCCGAGTCCGATCACGGCAATGTGGGCGTGGCGAAAGGCCTCCAGGGCGCGGCGCCCGTGCAATCGTTCAATGCCGCCAAAGCGGAAAGCGTAATCGTCGGCGTTCATGGTGTCCCCGTGCTGGTCCTGCTGGAAGCCGGACGGAATCAAAGAACGCAATTGTAACCCAGTGGTGGCGCAGACAAAAAAGCGACCATAAAAAAGCCACGCGAAGCGTGGCTTGCAATAACTACCCGGTCCGACCGGGAGCCGGGCAGGACTGGTTCAGCGGATAAACGGATTGAGCATCCGGGTAAAAGTGCCCGTAAGCTTGACTGGCGCGCTCAGCACAGACAAGGTAATGCAGTCTTCACAGCCAACCGCGACTGGCTTGTGCTCATCCTGATCGGTCAGTACCACGAAGTCCCACTGGTTGAACACCCCTTTCTGATCGGCAAAGGCGCCTTGCAGAACGATGGTCGTTTCCTCACCCCGGTGGGTGTGGGCCGGAGCCTTGCCGCCAGCCGCCAGCTTCTGCAGCACCACCTGGTCTTTCTGGCCAGGGAACCGATCGGTAATATCCAGCACGCTGACATCGCCCAGTTGCCGCTTCCAGGGCAGGCTGTTGAGGTCTTCGCCAAACAGCTTCTGAAGGGCGCCGATCCTTGGGGCCGGTGGCATTGCCGGTTGGTCAGCGGGTGCGCTGTCGATCCTGGCAAGTAGGCTGTCGAACATGCTTTCCGAGACGCTCACCTTCGGCTGTTGCTCCATCATCACAGCGCCAAGACTGTCCAGGGTGTCCACATGGCTGCGGCAATGCGAGCACTTATCCAGGTGGAGTCGGATGCAAAGGGCATGGGGCTCGCTCAGGTTGCCTGCGCTGTACTCCATCAGGCTCAGGCTGTCGGGATGATGCCGTGTCATACGTTCTGATCCTGCAAAATCACTTTCAGTTTGTTCAGTGCCAGGCGCACCCGGCTTTTCACGGTGCCAAGGGGAATGTTCAACTCATCGGCCACCATCTGGTGAGACTTGTTTTCCATGTAAACCTTGGCAATCACCGTAGTCTGTTCTTCCGGAAGATGACTCAGGGATTCGCGAATCCGCCGCTCCGACATCAAACGGTGCAGCGAGGTGACTGGCTCATTCTCGTTTTCGCCAGGGATTTGCCAGAGATCTTCGGTTTCAACCGGCATCTCGGCACTGGTGCGTTGCATCTTTCTCAACATATCAATGCGCTGGTTCCGGGCAATAGTGAAGATCCATGTGGACGCAGCCGCTTTGCGCCAGTCATAGAGGCAAGAGCGCCTCCAGATAGACACAAACACTTCCTGAACCAGTTCTTCCGCGTGGCTTGCCAGACCATTGGCCATGGCGTAGTACTTGATCTGCGGACCGAAATGCTGGAAGAGCGCATGATAGGCCTCACGATCCTGGTCCTTGCCCACTTTCTGCAGCATCTGGCTCCAGGGGTCTTTACGCCCCTCGGAACTGGTTGGCTTCTGATCCAGTGTAGTCACCGGACGCTCCTTGACAGTCGCATGATTTGAGCTTGTTCTGGTCATCATTCTATGCACTCATCCCGGGTTTGTCAGTCTGAGTGTTTACGGGCCGTTTTGTCCTGTGGATCTGTGAATCCGCAAAACCACCGACCGAGACCTGAAGACGGCCAGCCGTTTTAACTATTCTTCCAGATAGGTGTAGCCCTCCAGCCCGGCGGAGAGCTCGGCCAGCAG is a window encoding:
- a CDS encoding NADP-dependent oxidoreductase, with translation METTADQNTESKMRHVVYDRFGARDVLQVAQSDVPAPAAGQVLVRVHGAGLNPIDWKTRKGLGFAARQIENSLPWTPGYDVAGEVVAVGDAVTTLAPGDRVMGMVGFPAGGGGYSEYALAAADELAIVPEELDLVSAGALPLAALTAWQALFEVAKLDSGQKILIHAGAGGVGHFAVQFALERGAHVIATASAGNRDFLAELGVHEVIDYRTTDIAEECYGLDVVLDLVGGDTGKRSLHTLGEHGVLVTIPTVTADEIISAAEELGLRAHGMTVRPDVFHLDEIAELIEDGDVKVHIDKAFPLEEVAQAHELLEGGHVRGKLVLDCR
- a CDS encoding cation:proton antiporter; protein product: MPVSTVLLLASIGVLSLFCQWLAWRVRMPAIVFLLAGGIAAGPVLGFLVPEAVFGDLLFPVISLAVAIILFEGSLTLRFAEIRGHGKMVRNLIPVGSIVTCIIGTLAARWVLDVSWAVALLFGAISIVTGPTVIAPLLRSVRPDSKLANILRWEGIIIDPVGALLAVLVFEGIVSWGQGNVFGHSLYIFGKTLAVGFLIGAVAGHLNGMVLRKHWIPQYLHNAGTLTFMLGVYAISNELAHESGLLTVTVMGIWMANMKQVPIDSILEFKESLSVLLISALFIILAARVEFSAIAELGWGLVVVLALLMLVARPLSIFLSAIGTNLNWREKLFLSWIAPRGIVAAAVSALFAFQLQKLGYESAGALVPLIFILIIATVTLQSMTARPVARLLKVAEPAEYGFLILGANPVARMIAKALKKYEVPVTLADTNWENVRQARMENLQAYFGNPVSEHASTHLDLTGIGKLLVISPYKHMNSLAIYHFLDWFGNKCVYSLAEGDQDQKARHQTAEKIQMTRGLFDGVSYAKLASLVSQGYTIKTTQLSESFGYEDFLKKYQNQALVLFTFDSKEHVAPVCSMEDLKPDDDWILISLVPPQPRKERKEKDGGEETGKEPSASKEPSTDG
- the tcdA gene encoding tRNA cyclic N6-threonylcarbamoyladenosine(37) synthase TcdA, giving the protein MNADDYAFRFGGIERLHGRRALEAFRHAHIAVIGLGGVGSWAAEALARSGIGTITLIDMDDVCVSNTNRQLHALEGQYGRTKTDAMADRLRAINPQADIRVHFGFLTTKNVGELIMADMTGVVDAIDSVKAKAALIAHCQRRKIPLICAGGAGGQIDPTQIQVADLSKTTQDPLLAKVRNLLRREYGFSRNPKRRFGIEAVYSLEQLTYPAGDGEVCLHKPATDGPVRLDCASGFGAASPVTASFGFFAASRLLNRIARRANQ
- a CDS encoding ChrR family anti-sigma-E factor; amino-acid sequence: MTRHHPDSLSLMEYSAGNLSEPHALCIRLHLDKCSHCRSHVDTLDSLGAVMMEQQPKVSVSESMFDSLLARIDSAPADQPAMPPAPRIGALQKLFGEDLNSLPWKRQLGDVSVLDITDRFPGQKDQVVLQKLAAGGKAPAHTHRGEETTIVLQGAFADQKGVFNQWDFVVLTDQDEHKPVAVGCEDCITLSVLSAPVKLTGTFTRMLNPFIR
- a CDS encoding sigma-70 family RNA polymerase sigma factor gives rise to the protein MTTLDQKPTSSEGRKDPWSQMLQKVGKDQDREAYHALFQHFGPQIKYYAMANGLASHAEELVQEVFVSIWRRSCLYDWRKAAASTWIFTIARNQRIDMLRKMQRTSAEMPVETEDLWQIPGENENEPVTSLHRLMSERRIRESLSHLPEEQTTVIAKVYMENKSHQMVADELNIPLGTVKSRVRLALNKLKVILQDQNV